Part of the Papaver somniferum cultivar HN1 unplaced genomic scaffold, ASM357369v1 unplaced-scaffold_18, whole genome shotgun sequence genome is shown below.
atttccactACCATATAAGTCTGTCTACGACAAGTCGACAAGAAATGAAATGCGATCATTGCAAACGAAAATGGATGGCTGCACAGCCTGCACTTGCAAGTTGCAATCCTAGGACACAAATCTGCACTTTCCCCTCCAATAAGGCCATTGATTGGATATGACAACCTCAACCTGTGTGTATTACAAGTTTACAACCAGTTCAAAACAAATAGCAAGCAAATACATAAGAAGTTCATAACTACAGTTGAATTTGTGCAGATTGAATATTTTCAGTCCATTCATTTCCATACATTACATATTCTCatacacaccccaatacttattGTACTTGGCAAACATACAGTATACAGACATACTGACATACAAACTCAATATTATCAACAAATCCAAGTTAGGAAATACCTCCAGTGAGACATACACATAGTGATACTGTCATACATACTCATACAAGAAAGATACAACTAATTGCAAAACCATTCATAGAATCACAGTTAATCAGTTATCACTTATCACACAGTAGTACAGAGTACAATCAATCTATGTATTCATTATAACATATTAACATGTATTGCTCAATCAATCtgaattctcaaaccctaaattgatctCAAACTCTCAATCAATGTCAAACCCTAAATCATTTACATCAACAAGGTTAATCTCATAAGATAGATTGCTCAAtcagaagaacaagaataagtaAAGACTGTAAAGTACCTTGGAAACAAAAAGGTTTAGATTGAATCTGATAGACGAAGAAAAAATTGGTATCCTTGGCAGTCACCACTTAACCTGCGTGAGTATAAACACTAGGGTTAGTTGATTAGTCAAGCGATAGCTACTTAAAATCGTTTACAATTCCTAGGGTTTCCTTTTGTTGAAACAGAAAGGAAATCGAAAAGATTACCTGATTGATTGATAGCTACTAACTAGTAAGACTTGAATCACTTGATGATGATCGTGAATTGGTGATTTCCTGATTGATTGGTGAGGGTAGCCGTAGTTACTCAGAGATGAAGAGGCTGCTCTTCATAGCTTCACTGCTTCACAGAGAAAAAAAACGAATAAGAAAGAAAACTGAGAGTGAGAGAGTTACCAGAGTTAGCGATTAGTATTAGGGTTATCTatattggacggataggattaaaACTAGTTAGGATCTTAACGGCTGAAATTAAACGGTACATATGGGCCGGTCCTACCGGTACTCCCCctagaaccggtgtctgtaccggttCTCAATTTCCAgtaccggtgtctgtaccggctaGACCGGTTCCGGTCCGGTACCGGTTCGGTATTTCCGGTTCCACTCCGGTCCAGGTCCTCccaaccggttcttgtgcagccctactaAGGCCTAGTTTGGTATTGTTGCGGCTTTTGCAAAAGCACTTTTCTGCTGTGCGTTGCTGTGCTGTGTtgtgagaaaaaaaaacagttagacgtttggtaaaatattaattaaagttaaagccgattaacaaaagcaatcaaagtgtatttggtaaaatatcatattcaaccattgttgttgtagcaaatgacaaaaacagacatatatctgaaaataattttgtttcaattttattgggtttaaaaataactaaattttttactattaaatataaacatatataatattaaatttacttaaccactttttaatatatatataaaataattttcaaacaaaaaatcaaactaaaattaagtaattatttaatattattatcaactgtGTTACTAAACAAATATGttattatataatattttttatttttatttttatttttattttataataaaaatcaagctaaaattaaataaaaataattttatattagTTTTACATGGAGTTAGTTGGTAGCCTAGTAACAATTTGCGCCCAAACTCctattaatatttgtttttatttttatttgtgacaaattaaatgaaatagtatcataaaatagtttgaaaatacaATATAAtattatttaaagaataaaatataagaaataaaaattgatcgtatatatatttaagggtaaTATTTGtcattacaaaataaaatagggacaaaatggataaatcaaacattaaattttggtgggacaaagcttatgcttttttagcttttaaaagctccttctCCCCGGCTTTTAAAAATTGTGGAATTTGGGAAGTGTTTTGGGTAAAaagcattttgatttttttttaccaaacaccaattttaaaaattattaacatatatatgttttgaaagtgcttttgagaaaataaaagcattaccaaacccagcctaAGCCCCAAACTAGCCAGGTAAAATAGCACGAACAAGATTTACCTTCAAGATCAGCAGCAAAAAGTCAAAAATGAAGAAAAGCATATACTCAATAATGCAGATAATGCACTTAGTGAATGCAGTAGAAGACTGCACTGGGATGAAGTGATATGTCGGTGGAAGAATGGTTTATATACCCTAAGgggttgtttggtaaccattattttaatgaattatcagcccataatccattacgcagattataatggattctatatgTATTTGGTAATCATTATAATAAtagattattttaatcataattgaagaaatcattatatccataaacagaaaaagttattttgaaaatttattataatcaattattttttccaacaaattcaagttgaattttttcttcttattttttctaaACGGTTAAGATAGAGACAtcctaagataatcaattatttgagatCACCAtcctaagataatcaattatttgaaaaaagtGTTTGACAAAATTCattttaaaaataattatatcaaaatcatttatctataatcataaatagataatcataaattttaccaaacaaggtcTAAATAAACGAGGAGGAAGTAAACGGTGAACTTATACCGCTGATGACAGACAGAAATAATGAGTCAAACAACAGAAAATGGTCAACAGTATAAATTCGACGCACATTATGTTTGTGGAGAAAAAACTTTCATGCTCAGGGTCATATGcccttttgaaaataaaattggtaagaaattaaattttatttcatttttctttaGAAGAATTTGAAAGAAATTAGTCGAAAAATGAGCTCTTGTTGACATGTGAATCCCAGCCCAAGCCCACGATCCAGACCACAACTTGGGAGTCACATTGGCTGCAGGATGCGTTGATTCTCACCAGATAACCGTTCTGCAGAATTTTTAAATGAAAAACAGGTTTAAAGCTTGGTCGATGTAGTTGCAGCGTTCTATTAAACTGTTATTTGTTTGCAGGACGTTCATGATAGAGCTTCATTCTAATCTAGACATCCGCAAAACGAACGCGTCCATATCAAAACTTGTGGTGAATCCTCCCAAGCAAGTGCTCTTTGCTTATACTGGGAATGTAGAACCCAAAGATTGCATATTGCAAATTCAATAGCCATGTCTGTTGTGTACCAGACGGTATAACGTTTTGTTAGAAACCTTCCAGGTCAAGAAGTAGGAAAGCACGTATATGGATTGTTCTTATTAGTGTCTCCATTTTGTTTTTATTGTAGAACCTAAGAATACAAATTACCATTTTTTCAAAGAGTGGATTGGTTTCTTTCTTGATGGTTCTCCGTGAGGATCTCAACTTTATCAGAAAGGTATCCGACTGCACTGTTTGTCTTTCATGATGGTTGAAAAGATAGATGTTCTGCTTCCCCTTTTTACTGGTTTGTCCAGTTTTTTCTGGTTTATGTTTTACTGTTTACTGATAAGGAGCATACTGTACATTTTCAGATTGCCGTAGATCCTGAAAATTTGGAGCAAACTATGCAGAAAAATTTATGACACAGTTGAAGCCAGTGATACAATTTTTTTGTTTATAGCACTGCTGATTTGTATCAACATAGACAAAGAAACAAACAGTTATTGAACTTCAAGAGGTATTAGAAACATGAACTAGCCTAATTGAGAAATTACTAGACAAAGAAAATAAGACAGCATCTGTACAAAAATCCATCACTTTTTCTGGGGTTCTTTTCATCATGCAATGACACTGAAAAGGTCTGTCATCAAGATTTAAGAATACCATACAGAAACCGAGTACGATATCACAACATTTGCAGAAGCTCTAGGAAATGTTAGCAGCATCTCACGGAATTTCTCcatttcttcctctttttctttcaAATGGTACTTGTTAAGACAACGGCTGCACAAAATTATTTTCTCCAAGACCATGGAATGCTTCAACAAACTTGCTAGCAAGTTTAGTTCATTGGAACGCCCTCTAAGATATTTAATCTTGACAAACTTCAGGTGATATATCATGCAGCATGGCATAGCCAACCCTCTTATCTCCTCAGCATTTAACTTTACCAAGACAATAACCAATTAAACAATGATGTTAGAATTAACCAAGTAATCAGATAATGATAAAAAAACACATATGAAGTGCTTAACAAATACCTCGTGATAAAACGGATACACTGGATCGAAAGAATCCTGCAGAGCATTATTAAACGTTAAGGAAAGACACAAAGATGAAAATAAGCAAATATAATGAcgggaaaataaaattaatttcaaGTCCATAAGTTCAGTTGAAACCTGTGGTCCTAATCTTAGGTAAAGTCCCTTTATATTAGGAGAAATCTTTAGCATGTAAAATATTGTACGCAGAGAGTCCCTTGAAGACCCCCCCGAAAGCTTCAGAAACTGCAGATGACAAAACTCTAGTGGCTGACTGTCCAATATATCAGGAGATCCGCCTAATGCCTTAGCGCACAAAAAGGCAAAAAAGAGAGACATCTTATAAATTATAGTACGCTGCCAGAAACAAGAAGCTAATCTTTATTTGAAATTACAAAAAGGAAATATGTGTCTCATGAAGTGCATAAAAAAGGCAAATAAGAGGGACATCTTTTATATTATACATACACTGCCAGAAACAAGAAACTAAGAATTTAAtagaaaaaattaaagaaaatatgtatcttatggtgATGCTGTGGTGGTATGGTGCAGATGCTGGTGGACAATCAAAAACCTTAAGTATAATAGATGCCTTTATTGGTTACATATCAAGCATCTTACTTACTAAATACATGGAAACGTATCAACAACCTAAACAATATTGGAAAATGGCATGATATTTACCTAATTTCACACTAATTTGAGATATGCAACATATGACTTAGATTTTGGAGTAGCCACCCTCTTCTAATACGCTGGTACAGTTAGATAACAATGAATCCAGTTATCTTTTTTAGCAGAGGTACAGAGGAGAGGTTGAACAAGTAGGCTACATGTGACAGGGGTTTCTAGAAAAGCAGGTGCTATGTTGTCAAAGTGCGGGTTCCATAGAAAAGCAAGCGCTATGTTGTCAAAGGGCTCGCGTAAGCGCATCCAATGTGCTCAGGGCACCCTTCTCGGGTAAGTGCAACGTGCACCTAGGAGCTCGTCTAGGGGCACCACGAATAAATTAGGAGAAAACAATGCAACCcatatatcaaaaaaaatataataatgcaACCAATATGACAAAATAAAATGTGTGGATTGTTTCTGGTGCTTCATCTCTCgctttttcttttcatcttggGTTACATGATTTAACTTCATTATATGAATTTCAGAAGCATACGCAGATGCGTGGGCGGGTGGCAGGGCATCTCACCTTACACCCCAGCCAAATAGAGCAGGCATATACCATAATATGGTTTTATAATGATGATTGTTTATTACTGTGTCAAGGGCCATTGTAAAACATCCACATAAACGGCATTTCATCTATTTACAGAAAAGAAGGTTAGATGTCATACCTTGAGGAAGGAACCGTTTAATGTTAAGACTTTCACATTATGAAACCCTCTCAAAAATCTCAACGTAAGTTGGGTATAATATTCTTTCTTCTCTGCACGAATCTCTGGAAAAACTCCATCCCCGATATCTTCTCTTTTAATCCATATGTGCATATCAGCTCTGACTAGAGATGAAAGATTCTCTAGAGTGAATCTTGTTGGCATGTAACCCTTTAAAACAAAGGATGCAAGACTTGGAGCATACAGCTTGTACTCACCAGTATTTTCAATTTCACCATTCGGTTTAAAATCATTCAATGCAAAATATTAAGTTTAGGAAAAGATATATTGAGATTCAAATCATCAAATCCACAGTCTCTAGTTACCAGCCACTCTAAATTGGGCAAACTCAAAATATTAAAATTCACCTTGTTTAATCTGCGACTATCCCTGTCCAACGACCATTGGGTAGGAAATCCTGAAAAAAACTTATTTGCTAATTTTTCTTTACCAATCAATTGATAAAAAAAGCGCAGACCCAACGATTTGATCCGAGGTAAACTCATTGCAGAAGGTAGAATAACCTTGCACTCGTCAGCCCAAAGAGTACCCAAAACCAGCTCCAGCTTTGTCAACGATTTACAAGTACATAGACAAGCAGGAATCTCAAAAAAATCCTCATCAATGCATATCTTAATAGTTAACTCCTGGACATTATGGGTGACAGCAGTGGCGATCCATTTACATATATCATCAACTATAGTCGCCCCATTGTTGTCACTGTTGAGATAATGCGTATGTATATCAGAGTTGTCACGAAAACTGAGTACATTCTTCACAAAGTTGACAAAGCGCATATGAGCCAAATCCATATCATCCACTTCTTCATCCTCGTGCAGATAATCTTCGAAGCGTAACACAGGGACAGAAGTCCATATATCTCCATCTTTTAGACAAAACACAAGTCTGAACAACATATTGCATATCCATGAAAGCTAGGATTTCATGAATTAGGGCATCAGGCAAATTGCTGATTCTATCTTCATTTCCAGAACAACTTGAGTTTCCTCTACTCTGCTTCATTTTGAACTAGGGCAGTGTAAAGAATTCAACCTTGTTTCAGAAATTGCTGAAAGATGTTTAAATCAAGAGACACAAAAACCCTTATAAGAATCATATACAATGAATAAGCATTTATCAAGAATCAGCCAACATACATTTCAATGCCCTGATggagaaattagaatgtgaaatgATGATATATGGATAAcccccaagttagggttttcaatttttatgtgaaaatcaaaattaaacacatTCGAAGAGACTGAGAGAGAAATAGAACGAAACCTGAGCGAAGTCTTGTCTTGAGTTTGAAGTAGCGAAGTCTGaatttgatttgtgtttaaggaaAACCTCACGCCACTCGCTCCATTTTCTGACAGTTTTTCCGCAGAAGTTGGGTTGAGTCCTGCGGGAAGGTGGTGAGCAGGAGTTTATTAGTGGGTCATTCTGCACAACCGTGTGAAAACCAACTTAAAGACCGTATTAGTCATTCTGCACAACTGTGTGAAAACCAACTTAAAGACCGTATTAGTTAAAAGGTGTACGTAAATGAAAAATCGCCATCGAGCCTTAAGGGTAACCTAGCTAAGTGAGCCGAAGCGGATGGACGACTGAAATTGTGTCACAAGGGAGGCAAGCTAACTATAACTTCCATGTAATTCCTGTAATATTACGCTATTAGGGGCTCGAATCTGTGACCTCCTGAAACGCATGAAATTTTAGGAAACGGGGATGACCGGCTGAGCTAGGTCCCCGTTTTTATTAGTTaaccttttttttatttattttttaagataCAGATAATATAATTTTGGCAGATTAAACAAAATGAACGATATTAGGAAGACAATCAGAAATATAAAGGAAAAAAACGGTTCAGCCCAAAAACACACAAAAAAGAACAAATTAGTCCACCCCGATCCAACCAGGAACAAATTAGTCCACAAAATGTATAAATACGTTGTTATCCTTCCCACACTTTTAATAAAGCACACGTGCAGCGAATGAAATCACTTTTGTAACTGACACAATGAACGTGGTTGCGACACGTTTGCTTTAAAAAAGAAACTGAATTAAAGAAGGGAAACTGCGGCGTAACGGACAAAACAATAAATCCATTTTAATTGTTTTGCAGACTAAAAGCAGAAGAAAAAAATCGGTTGAAAttttgcagaaaaaccctagaaatttcttcaaattattgaaaacatttcttctaaaaccctaaaatcttacTAATCAAAATACCTAGATGATTGCAATATCGGTAACATCatgttgaaaggaaaaaaagtAGTTTCAAATACAAACGCACCAACAAtggaagattcaacatcaactgaagaagaaattccatCAGTTGCGGTTGAAGgaaatcaaaaatcaacatcaccaagaACGAGATCAAAGTCAGCATTAAAAGATTCAACACCAATTTCATCCCCAATTCCATCAGTTGCTGCAGAAGAGATTTGGAAATCAACGAGATTGAAGAGATCattagaagattcaacatcaatttcagtaccagaaagttcaaaaacatcaccagctaagaagaaatctaagccttcaaatcctccaaagccttcaacatctGTTATCTCAAAAAAACAAGGTAACGATTCAAGTACAATTCTGtctatttttgagcaatttttattcAATTTCTTATACATGTGTACAGATTTGTACACCACAATGTTGTTGTAGTGATTCATGTCATGTTCTGTTTGTTTTAATGATGTTTCTGTAGCAGTGTACTGGTTTGTACACCAGCATGCTATTTCAAATTCATATGACCTAATGTGTGTGTTGTGTTGTCACTTGTGTTTACCGGTGTACACACATTTGCACCAGCATGTTATTTCACCTTCATATGGCATGTTGTATGTGTTGTCAACCTGTTATTTCATCTTCATATGGACTAATGTGTGTGTTCTCAACATATTATCTCATTGTTTTTGGTGCTGGTGTACACATCTTTGCACCAGCATACTATTTCACCTTTATTTTTCCCGTTGTCTGTGTTTAAAGCTGTTTTTGATAGATTTTTGTATGAGTGTAAAGATTTGTACACGCACattgatttatggcatgttgtgtgAATGTTGCTTTAGTTAGTTTTCTGTAGGAGTGTACACAACTATACACATGTATGATATGGTCCTATTTCTGTGTACAGTGATATGATTTGTGCTTATATGAGTATAATGAATGTGTTATTCTTCTTGGTTCATTTTCGTAGATACCAACAAACCATATAGGTCAAGTTTCCATGCCTTCAGTGACTTTGTGAATAAAAACCTTGaggaagatgaaactaaaagaggaaaaaaagtaTGGTTCACCAATTATCAACTAGAGAAGCAAAAAGAAAGACCATTCTGGCCTGTTATAGATATCTTTGTCCACAAAAAAGCAGACCGGAAAGATGAGGAAGATACAAGTAAAAAGAGAGATGATATATGGACTAAGAACCCAAACTCAATTCTGAAAATTGTGAGACAGTACCGCCATGAAATTTGTGACTCAAGGGGACTTTATTTCATGTTTGATACTACCAAGAAGAACAAGCAAGTGGCAGTAAAGAGTGAACCTGAGGATTTGTTTCTATTTTATGGGATTAAGATGGTGCCAATGGAAGTTGAAAAAGGGGAAGATGTAAAAACTGCAGCTGTAAAAAGATACGGTCCGCTGATAAACATATTGACTCTTAAGAAACGAACTGAGCTGGGAAAAAAAGATGTGGATGAGGAAATCGTACGTATCATGAAGCTAAACCCAAAGTCTAAAATGGAGATTGAAAGAAATGTTGAAGACTTAGTGGTGTTGTTTACTATGTACTTGTGTATCACTCTCTTTTTTACCCCAGGCAAACGGAAGTATGATTAGCAAGAACCAGTTTGCACACTATTTTGAGTCTTTGGATAGGATGAAGAGAACTTGCTGGCCAGTTCATATACATGAGTATCTCATGGCGAGCATTAAGAAACATCAGGAATCACCAATTAAATTTAATGGTTGTGTGCTTTATCTGTTGGTGCGTTTACATGTGCACACAGTTGTACACCTGACATATCCATTCACCATTTTAAATAATTCTGTTCATTGAGTTTGTTCCTTTCTGTTACATTTCTAACTATTCACCTATTTGTTAAAGCAGCATTGGTTTGCTGAACACAACAAAAGAATGAAGCCAAACAATGAGGAAGGTGTGCCAAGGCTTCTTAGGTGGATCATCAGCGATGTTAGTAATACAATCGAGAAAGAACTGAATGATTGCATGAAAAAGGTATCTCAAAAAACTTTCTTAGAAGGTGTACAGGGTTGTACATTGTTGATAGATTTTAAGAAAGTTgtcttgtgtacaacaatgtacactcttacaacatgtgtaaaaaattgtacacctgtgatcaatgttgatactttggcatgttttcagaTGCAACCAGGATGGGTGAAGGCTTATACTGATGAAGAGAGATTGCTTTTGGATGAGTATCGGAGGCAAAAACATGAAAATAACATAGATGTTGTGAAGGAAAAGCTGCGCATTTCAGATATGCGAAGAAAGGAGTTGCATGAGGAGCTTACTGAAGTTCTGGATAGGCAAGAAAGGCTTCTTAGTTTCATTGAAGAGAAAAGACTAAAAGTTAATGAAGTTGGTCTAATGAACATGACAGAAAGACAAGTTAATGATTTCCGTAATAACACTTTGAATGAAATCTTTAAATGTGCAAAGGAAATACGGATTGAAACtgaggaggatgaggagattgaggaggaggatgatgaggaggaggaggatggggAGGAGCAAAAGGAAGATGAGgagattgaggaggaggaggaggagggggatgatgaggatgaggaggaggatggggAGGATGTGGAGGGGCACAAGGAAGATGATGAGattgatgaggaggaggatgacaAGGTTGAGGAGGAGCACAAGAAAGATGATTatgatggtgatgacaatgacaaggaggAGCACAATGAAGATGGTGATGTGCATGATCATAATTATGATgataataatgatgatgatggtgatgacaatgaTAAGGAGGGTACCAAGGGTGGTGATACACATGATCATGACAATGAGAAAGAGGGTAGCAAAGGTGGTGATGGCGAGCATGGAACTGAATCTGAAAGGAATGAAGTTCCGTCTGAAACTCCAGAAAATCAAAGGTACAACATCAGTTTTTTTAAATTTGCAAgtcatttctttttttatgtgTGTACATAGTCGTACACCAGTGTGCGAAAGCTAATACCTCAAAACTTTATGACTTCTTCTAAATTTGT
Proteins encoded:
- the LOC113338003 gene encoding FBD-associated F-box protein At3g52670-like: MLFRLVFCLKDGDIWTSVPVLRFEDYLHEDEEVDDMDLAHMRFVNFVKNVLSFRDNSDIHTHYLNSDNNGATIVDDICKWIATAVTHNVQELTIKICIDEDFFEIPACLCTCKSLTKLELVLGTLWADECKVILPSAMSLPRIKSLGLRFFYQLIGKEKLANKFFSGFPTQWSLDRDSRRLNKVNFNILSLPNLEWLVTRDCGFDDLNLNISFPKLNILH
- the LOC113337893 gene encoding FBD-associated F-box protein At5g22730-like isoform X2 — protein: MPTRFTLENLSSLVRADMHIWIKREDIGDGVFPEIRAEKKEYYTQLTLRFLRGFHNVKVLTLNGSFLKALGGSPDILDSQPLEFCHLQFLKLSGGSSRDSLRTIFYMLKISPNIKGLYLRLGPQDSFDPVYPFYHELNAEEIRGLAMPCCMIYHLKFVKIKYLRGRSNELNLLASLLKHSMVLEKIILCSRCLNKYHLKEKEEEMEKFREMLLTFPRASANVVISYSVSVWYS
- the LOC113337893 gene encoding uncharacterized protein LOC113337893 isoform X1; the encoded protein is MPTRFTLENLSSLVRADMHIWIKREDIGDGVFPEIRAEKKEYYTQLTLRFLRGFHNVKVLTLNGSFLKRTIIYKMSLFFAFLCAKALGGSPDILDSQPLEFCHLQFLKLSGGSSRDSLRTIFYMLKISPNIKGLYLRLGPQDSFDPVYPFYHELNAEEIRGLAMPCCMIYHLKFVKIKYLRGRSNELNLLASLLKHSMVLEKIILCSRCLNKYHLKEKEEEMEKFREMLLTFPRASANVVISYSVSVWYS